CTTTGAGGATATTACGGACACTGAAATAGATAATATTATTGATGGTTTCGATATACCTATAATTGAAAATTCTAGAGTAATGGAAATTGAAGGTGAAACCAGAATTCAAAAAGTTAAAATTATTAATATTAATAATAAAGTAATAGAAGAAAAAGAATGTGATTCTTTATTATTATCAGTTGGTTTTGTACCTGAAAATTCTATTGTTAAGAAATTAGAAATTAATATTAATAGTGAAATATTAGGTCCTGAAGTAGTAGAGTTTGAAACATCAGTAGGTGGTTTTTTTGCATGTGGAAATATTATATACGGAGAGAAAGCGCTACATATGAAAGAAACAGATGGAATTGAATGTGGAATAAAAGCAGCTAAATACATACACCGCGAAAAAGAATGTTAAGCATAACCAAGAACTTATAATACAAATTACCAAGTAATTTAATTATTGATTGTGAATTAGATTAAAAAAAGCGGAGGGCTTCTTCATACAAAAGTTCATGGCCTAAAGATGTTAAATGAATTCCATCTAAATAAATATCATTTTCATATAAGGTTAATTCATAGAAGTTAATAAATTGTATTCCATTGTTAATACATAATTTGATAATCTCATCTTTTAATGTTACGAGTTCACTTTCGGCATAATCATATAGGTGAGAAGGTGAAAAAAGCGAATTGGCCATTTTACCAATAATTTTAGGGGGGATACCTATAATTATTTCTGAATTAATATTACAACTTTCTTTAATCATTAATTCTAAATTATCAATTATTGAAGATACTGATCTTCCGAGAAGAAGATCATTGGTACCACCCATTATGAAAATTTTAGATGGACGATAGATTAAAACATCATTAGAGTAGCGAAAAAGCATGGAAGTGGTAGTGTCTCCATTACATGCTTTATTCAATGATGAAGCAGAAAAGTTTTGTGTGAGTTTATATACCCAAGAATTTTGTTTGGGTACTCCATATCCAAAAGTTAGACTGTCTCCAAAGAAAATAATATCAAAGTTATTATTCATAAGAAGTTCCTCCATTGCTTAAAATAATTTATTAAAACATTTTTTACATATTAAAGTTTTTCCATTATCAGCTTTTAAATAATCATCTGAAGTAATAAGTTTATTACATATACTACAGAACTTAGTTTCTTTGGATGTAGTAGTTTTAGAAACTTTATCAGATTGTTTTAAAGGACTGTGGTTATTGGTGGAGGTTGTTTTATTCTTAGAATTAGCACATAAAGAAACCTTATTAGATCTATTAGTTAATAAATTATTTTTTATTGGAGAATATAATTTTGATTGTGTAGGAATAATTTTTTTTGTAATAGTATAATTAAAATCATATTCACTTTCAGAAAACAGTTCTAATTCAAATCTAGGATTTTCTTTATCGTAATACTCTTCAGTAAAAATTCTAGTTATTTGAGCATCATTTATTATAATGCCACTTTTTTCTATACCGTCAAATATACTTTTAGTAATATTAATAGTATCGGGATGACGTTTTTCACTTTTATAATAAACTTTTAATAAAGCTATTAAGCTTTCAGAAAAAATAATATCTGGATTTTGACTTCTTGCAATCAATGCAATTTCTTGTTCATATAATGCGTATCTATCATGATATTTTCCAGAACTATGTGGTAAAATAGCACGTCCATTTATATTATGTAATTTAAAATTTGATTTAGTGATTGGTGATCCATTAATTACTATCTTAGCATAATTAGACATTTTAATTCTCCTTGAGTGAGGCATATTAAAAAGATAACAAGTTAGTATGATAGTCTACATATGTTGCAATTATCAATACTCAATACTCAATGCTAAACTATAACTAGAATTTTACATAATTTTTGAAATTGAAAATGAATAATTATTTTTGCAACATATATATTTTGTCTAACACAAAATGAAATAGCATCTTTACAGGTTATTTTATTTCATATGCCTGAAAATTTGATTATTACTTAAAATATACATCATATGTACTTCTTATACAACAATTACATGTTGATTGCTTTTGTAAGAAAGTCAATTTACCTTTTATATATTCATAAGGCATATTAAAACAACAACAAGTTAGTATACTAGTGTATATAAATTGTACTTTGATTATATTGTATATATAAAGTATAATATTTGAGTAATTCACATTGATAAACAATGTATTTTAAGTGTTTAATATATTATTAAATCTTAAGAATATATTAAACAATATAGATAATAGAGGAATTTATCGATATTATAAGCTAAAATAGAACTTGTCATAGAAGAAAATATTATACTTAGAAAGTATTTTAATTTATTTGTAATTATAAATTAACCTAAAGTATATTTAAAAAAATAAAAAAAGAGGTATTAATAGGAATGAGTAAAAAAATAATCTTAGCAATAGAATCAAGTTGTGATGAAACAGCAGCTGCAGTTGTGGTAGATGGTAGAGAAGTTTTATCAAATGTAATTGCATCACAAATAGATACGCATAAAAAGTTTGGTGGTGTAGTTCCTGAGGTTGCATCAAGAATGCATATTAAAGTAGTAGATAGTGTAGTAAAAGCGGCTCTTGCAGAGGCTGAAGTTTCATTAGATGATATTGATGCAATAGGTGTTACTTATGGACCTGGACTTGTTGGAGCACTTTTAGTTGGGCTTCAATATGCAAAGGGCCTTTCATTAGGTTCAAAAAAACCATTGATTGGGGTTAACCATATCCAAGGGCATATTAGTGCAAATTTTATTGAACACAAAGATTTAAAGCCTCCATTTGTATCATTGGTAGTTTCTGGTGGTCATACATTTATAGTACATGTAAAAGGATATAGAGATTTTGAAGTTATTGCTCAAACAAGGGATGATGCAGTAGGAGAAGCTTATGATAAGGTAGCAAGGTCACTCGGACTTGGATATCCAGGTGGACCTAAAATTGATAAACTAGCTAAAGAAGGAAATGAAAATGCAATAGAATTTCCAAGAGCTAAATTTCAAGATGATACATTAGATTTTTCATTTAGTGGAGTTAAATCTGCAGTATTAAATTATTTAAATAAAGCTAAAATGAAAGATATAGAGATAAATAAGGCTGATATTGCAGCATCATTTCAAAAAGCGGTTATTGATGCATTAAAAACTAATTTATTTCTAACTTGTGAAAGACGAGGAATTAAAAAGGTTGCAGTAGCAGGTGGGGTTGCATCTAATTCGTGTTTAAGAGAAACACTTTTAAATGAAGGTGCAAAAAGGGGAATTGAAATTTTATTTCCATCACCTATATTATGCACTGATAATGCAGCAATGATAGGGAGTGCAGCTTATTTCAATTATCAAGAAGGAATAAGATCAGATTTAGATATAAATGCAAAACCAAACTTAAAATTAATTGAAAGGTAGATTCTAATATGAGGTTATTATCACATTCTAATGGGATACATAAAGTTGAGAAAGATAAAGTTAGTAAGCGGAAATTTTTAGAAAGTTTTATTATTTTCGTTGTAGGACTATTAATTTTTGGGTTTGCAATACAAATGATAACTAATATTTTTGATAATGCAAGATTAAAATCAAGATTTAAATATATTAGAATAGATGGAAGTAAAATGGAATATAAGCTTAAGTCAAACGGAGATTATACTGTGGTGTTTGATGGAGCAATTGGAGCGAATATGTATGAATGGGATACGGTTTGCAGAGAATTAGAAGATAAAAAGATATCAACATTTATATACAATAGAAGAGGGTATGGATTTAATGATGGAGGAGAAAATAGAACACCAGAAGAGCAAGCAAAAGATTTGAAAGTTTTGCTTAAAAAATCAGGAGCACCAGAACCCTACATTTTAGTTGGAGAAGAATATGGTAGTTTAGTTACGACTAACTTCGTTAGTTTATATTCAGATTCAGTTGCAGGAGTTGTGTTAGTTAATCCAATATCAGAAGAAAAGATTAAAACTAATGAATTTAAGGAAAGCATTAAATTTGAATATTATAGAAGTCAATTTGAGAAAATAGGTACTAATATTAGTTTAACTTCATTATTGAGTAAGATGGGGTTAACTATGGAAAATGATATTTTTAAAGAGCATTTAACTGAAAGTGAATTAGCTGAATTTAATAGTTTTAAAAATAATAAGAAATATAAGGAAGCAGTCTCAAATGAATTAAAAAACTTATATAAAGATGTATCAAATAGTCAAATTGACGGGTTATTACATAATAAACCATTATATTTAATAACTGATAATGAAGAAGATCCTATAAAAAAAATAGGTGATGCAAGAGTTACGACAATATATAAAGAAGAAATAGAAGGTTCACCATTTTCATTATTAGATTCAAATACAATTGTTAATGGAGTAAATAACGTTATTAAAGATGCAAAAAAAATAGCTAAAAAGTCATAAGAAAGTAGGATTAACTATATATTATTGTCATTTGTTTGACACACAATAACTTTATACTAAGATTATAGAGTTATTACTAGTGGATGTAGCATAAAGTATTTTGATATATATAAATGCTTACTCCTCTGACTTTATGAAGATGAGTTTAAAATATATACGAGAACGTTACGGATACTAGCTATCGGGAATTGTGCCACTTGAGGGTATAAATTAATGATTGATATAGTTGATTGCAAAATAGAAAAATAAAATCTGTGGATAATTTTTTAAAATTAAGATCATATCCACATAAAAAAGAGCATAACAATAAAACCTTTAATAAAAGGTTTAAAAAATCATAAAAATATATTTTGATTTGTGGATATGTTATTAAGCTGCAATTGCAATAAGTTTTCTAATGCTCCTAATATATTCGGGGTTATTTAGAGAATGAGACAATATAACGTTTATTAGTTTTGATATAGCTGTTAAATAAAGGTCAGAGCGCATAGTGGTTGTATTTACTGTATTGGGTGACTGTATGCAAGGATTAAACTTAAAACAAGATATTTCTCTTTCAATAATAGTACGTATTTTGTAAGTTTTAGCCCATTCATCGGAATTCCTTTGTATACCTGGATAAAGTCTGAAATCTTTATCCGGATAGACGTAAGTCATTCGACCACTTTTATTATCAGTACATGGAGTTTCACATGTAAGATAGCATTTGCCTTTCTTATCCCTATAAGATTTAGGACAGGTGAATTTATAGCGTACGCTTCGGTTTTTACCACCACAACTACCTTCTGATTTAAATTGTTCTTTGGTTAGCGGACATAATGGAATTCCCGATGTATTAAATTCTAAATCATTAATTTTAGTATTTTTTTGATTACGAGAGTTTAAGGGAATAAATACTTTTTGAAAATTAAGTTGTTTTAAAAGTCCGAAATTTTCATAACTATCAAATTCTGAATCACCTAAAAAAGTTTTAAATTGAAAATTAGTTTTTGATTTTAGATTATTTATAAATGGCTTAACAACTGATTTTAATGAAGCATTATCATAAGCATATTTTTGTTCTTCAGGAGTTTCAAATTCTTGTTTTACAGAAGAATAAAAGTTTTCATCAAAGAAGT
The DNA window shown above is from Clostridium beijerinckii and carries:
- a CDS encoding RusA family crossover junction endodeoxyribonuclease; translated protein: MSNYAKIVINGSPITKSNFKLHNINGRAILPHSSGKYHDRYALYEQEIALIARSQNPDIIFSESLIALLKVYYKSEKRHPDTINITKSIFDGIEKSGIIINDAQITRIFTEEYYDKENPRFELELFSESEYDFNYTITKKIIPTQSKLYSPIKNNLLTNRSNKVSLCANSKNKTTSTNNHSPLKQSDKVSKTTTSKETKFCSICNKLITSDDYLKADNGKTLICKKCFNKLF
- a CDS encoding GDSL family lipase, with the translated sequence MNNNFDIIFFGDSLTFGYGVPKQNSWVYKLTQNFSASSLNKACNGDTTTSMLFRYSNDVLIYRPSKIFIMGGTNDLLLGRSVSSIIDNLELMIKESCNINSEIIIGIPPKIIGKMANSLFSPSHLYDYAESELVTLKDEIIKLCINNGIQFINFYELTLYENDIYLDGIHLTSLGHELLYEEALRFF
- a CDS encoding alpha/beta hydrolase, which codes for MRLLSHSNGIHKVEKDKVSKRKFLESFIIFVVGLLIFGFAIQMITNIFDNARLKSRFKYIRIDGSKMEYKLKSNGDYTVVFDGAIGANMYEWDTVCRELEDKKISTFIYNRRGYGFNDGGENRTPEEQAKDLKVLLKKSGAPEPYILVGEEYGSLVTTNFVSLYSDSVAGVVLVNPISEEKIKTNEFKESIKFEYYRSQFEKIGTNISLTSLLSKMGLTMENDIFKEHLTESELAEFNSFKNNKKYKEAVSNELKNLYKDVSNSQIDGLLHNKPLYLITDNEEDPIKKIGDARVTTIYKEEIEGSPFSLLDSNTIVNGVNNVIKDAKKIAKKS
- the tsaD gene encoding tRNA (adenosine(37)-N6)-threonylcarbamoyltransferase complex transferase subunit TsaD, with the protein product MSKKIILAIESSCDETAAAVVVDGREVLSNVIASQIDTHKKFGGVVPEVASRMHIKVVDSVVKAALAEAEVSLDDIDAIGVTYGPGLVGALLVGLQYAKGLSLGSKKPLIGVNHIQGHISANFIEHKDLKPPFVSLVVSGGHTFIVHVKGYRDFEVIAQTRDDAVGEAYDKVARSLGLGYPGGPKIDKLAKEGNENAIEFPRAKFQDDTLDFSFSGVKSAVLNYLNKAKMKDIEINKADIAASFQKAVIDALKTNLFLTCERRGIKKVAVAGGVASNSCLRETLLNEGAKRGIEILFPSPILCTDNAAMIGSAAYFNYQEGIRSDLDINAKPNLKLIER
- a CDS encoding ISNCY family transposase, coding for MFSLNKIKQLNLFDQVSELNYLSTKQPVGFLNLLSDNFDLESFIPESFSNHYYSTLGRDRDYKLSSILSALILMQIFHIPTNVLLHLFLIFSTEIREFCGFYDSVPAESYFSRFKTDFEKDIADLFNSLVPNVIDICNEFNLSLPDNSPYKDRNSMLIYDTSGLKPKVKENNPKTLVSEINKQKSYAKAIKKKDYNAYAAAYKNMPKFSEANPSIKLDFVNGHFGYFYKFGILTNGLGIPLGINFFDENFYSSVKQEFETPEEQKYAYDNASLKSVVKPFINNLKSKTNFQFKTFLGDSEFDSYENFGLLKQLNFQKVFIPLNSRNQKNTKINDLEFNTSGIPLCPLTKEQFKSEGSCGGKNRSVRYKFTCPKSYRDKKGKCYLTCETPCTDNKSGRMTYVYPDKDFRLYPGIQRNSDEWAKTYKIRTIIEREISCFKFNPCIQSPNTVNTTTMRSDLYLTAISKLINVILSHSLNNPEYIRSIRKLIAIAA